The following proteins are co-located in the Rattus norvegicus strain BN/NHsdMcwi chromosome 19, GRCr8, whole genome shotgun sequence genome:
- the LOC134483491 gene encoding disks large homolog 5-like, producing MFIVFYLPGASPYFRPNPFYENLKIKEKEVMSLLHNLDTKNIEHREKFQEIKEEINFYRNLHSRLLMDQACMKKKLVTLKQESKELQRYLFELNPNNEDEQENTSNLQTQQNVVSGTAGDMA from the exons atgttcattgtgttctatcttcctggggccagcccctacttcaggccaaatccattttatgaaaacttgaagataaaggagaaagaggtcatgtcattactgcacaacttagacacaaagaacattgaacatcgtgagaaatttcaggagatCAAggaggagattaacttctatcg caacctgcacagccggctcctgatggaccaggcatgtatgaagaagaagttggtcacattgaagcaggagagcaaggagttacagcgatatttgtttgagttgaacccgaataatgaagacgaacaggagaataccagcaacctccagacccagcaaaatgtg gtctcaggaactgcaggagacatggcatag